One window from the genome of Cricetulus griseus strain 17A/GY chromosome 2, alternate assembly CriGri-PICRH-1.0, whole genome shotgun sequence encodes:
- the LOC100772016 gene encoding protocadherin beta-4 isoform X1, with protein sequence MERIHPNRQVMAFIFMLVLAQVCSEQTTRYSILEETESGSFVAHLSKDLGLRSGELTARSARVMSDDYKQRLLLDPETGDLLLREKLDREELCASVEPCVLHFQVSLEKPVQYFQGELLIQDINDHSPEFPDKEMLLKIPENSQPGTLFPLNLAQDLDVGSNGLQQYTVSPTSHFHVVTRNNSEGKKYPELVQDRALDREEQAEMSLTLTALDGGSPPRSGTAMVRILILDINDNAPEFVNTPYEVQVLESSPPDSPVLTVLAKDADAGNFGRVSYGLFQASDEILQTFSINEVTGEIRLKRGLDFEKIKSYHVKIEATDGGGLSGKGAVVIEVLDVNDNAPELTISSLANSVPENAPETIISIFRVGDRDSGENGKVVCSIPENLPFILKSTFKNFYTLVTEIPLDRESRAEYNITITVTDLGTPRLTTQHTIKVQVSDVNDNAPAFTQTSYTLFVQENNSPALHIGTISATDSDSGSNAHITYSLLPTHDPQLALSSLISINADNGQLFALRALDYEALQTFEFRVGATDQGSPALSSQALVRVLVLDANDNAPFVLHPLQNASAPCTELLPRAAEPGYLVTKVVAVDRDSGQNAWLSFQLLKATEPGLFTVWAHNGEVRTSRLLSERDAPKHRLLLLVKDNGDPPRSASVTLQVLVVDGFSQPYLPLPEVVQDPAQKDEKELTLYLVIALASVSSLFLLSVLLFVAVKLCSKARETSLGGCSVPEGHFPGHLVDVSGAGTLSHSYQYEVCLTGDSGTGEFKFLKPMIPELLTQDPGRELKENLHCRDSFVFS encoded by the coding sequence ATGGAGAGAATTCACCCAAACAGGCAAGTCATGGCTTTTATCTTTATGCTGGTTTTGGCTCAGGTTTGCAGTGAGCAAACAACTCGGTACTCTATCTTGGAGGAAACAGAAAGTGGCTCCTTTGTAGCCCATCTGTCCAAGGACCTGGGCCTGAGATCTGGGGAACTGACAGCCCGCTCTGCACGGGTGATGTCTGATGATTACAAGCAGAGATTGCTGCTGGATCCTGAGACAGGAGATCTGCTTCTGAGGGAGAAACTAGACCGGGAAGAGCTGTGTGCCTCCGTGGAGCCCTGTGTGCTACATTTCCAGGTGTCTCTTGAAAAGCCAGTGCAGTATTTTCAAGGAGAATTGCTGATCCAGGACATAAATGACCACTCACCAGAATTCCCAGATAAGGAAATGCTCTTGAAAATACCAGAAAACAGCCAGCCAGGGACTCTGTTTCCACTGAATTTAGCTCAAGACTTGGATGTGGGCAGCAATGGGCTTCAACAGTACACAGTCAGCCCCACCTCTCATTTTCATGTGGTCACTCGAAATAACAGTGAAGGCAAGAAGTACCCGGAATTGGTGCAGGACAGAGCCCTGGACAGAGAGGAGCAGGCAGAGATGAGCTTGACCCTCACGGCTCTGGATGGCGGGTCTCCACCTAGGTCAGGAACAGCTATGGTTCGAATCCTGATCCTGGACATCAATGACAATGCCCCTGAGTTTGTGAACACCCCCTATGAGGTGCAGGTCCTGGAGAGCAGTCCCCCAGACTCcccagtcctgactgtcctagcTAAGGATGCAGATGCTGGCAACTTCGGGAGAGTTTCTTATGGATTGTTCCAAGCCTCAGATGAAATTCTACAAACTTTCTCAATAAATGAAGTCACCGGAGAAATACGACTGAAAAGGGGATTGGATTTTGAGAAAATCAAATCTTACCATGTGAAAATCGAGGCCACAGATGGAGGAGGCCTTTCTGGGAAGGGTGCTGTGGTGATAGAGGTGTTGGATGTGAACGACAATGCCCCAGAGCTGACAATATCTTCACTGGCCAACTCAGTCCCAGAAAACGCTCCAGAGACCATAATCAGCATCTTCAGAGTTGGAGACAGGGATTCCGGAGAGAATGGAAAGGTGGTTTGTTCTATTCCAGAAAACCTGCCATTCATCCTAAAATCCACTTTCAAGAATTTCTACACCCTGGTGACAGAGATTCCactggacagagagagcagagctgaGTACAACATCACCATCACAGTCACCGACCTGGGCACACCCAGGCTCACAACCCAGCACACCATAAAAGTGCAGGTCTCAGATGTCAACGACAACGCCCCCGCCTTCACACAAACCTCCTACACCCTGTTTGTCCAGGAGAACAACAGCCCCGCCCTGCACATAGGCACCATCAGCGCCACAGACTCAGACTCAGGCTCCAATGCCCACATCACCTATTCGCTGCTGCCCACCCACGACCCTCAGCTGGCCCTCTCCTCGCTCATCTCCATCAATGCAGACAACGGGCAGCTGTTCGCGCTCAGGGCGCTGGACTATGAGGCCCTGCAGACCTTCGAGTTCCGCGTGGGCGCCACAGACCAAGGCTCGCCTGCGCTCAGCAGTCAGGCTCTGGTGCGCGTGCTCGTGCTGGACGCCAATGACAATGCTCCCTTCGTGCTCCACCCTCTGCAGAACGCGTCTGCTCCCTGCACAGAGCTGCTGCCCAGGGCGGCAGAGCCAGGCTACCTGGTCACCAAGGTGGTGGCAGTGGACCGCGACTCTGGCCAGAATGCCTGGCTGTCTTTCCAGCTGCTCAAGGCCACGGAGCCGGGGCTGTTCACCGTGTGGGCTCACAATGGCGAGGTGCGCACCTCCAGGCTGCTGAGCGAGCGCGATGCTCCCAAgcacaggctgctgctgctggtcaAGGACAATGGCGATCCTCCTAGGTCTGCCAGTGTCACTCTGCAAGTGCTGGTGGTGGATGGCTTCTCTCAgccctacctgcctctgcccgagGTGGTGCAGGACCCTGCTCAAAAGGATGAAAAGGAACTCACGCTGTACCTGGTCATTGCCTTGGCATCTGTGTCTTCGCTCTTCCTCTTGTCTGTGCTGCTGTTCGTGGCTGTGAAGCTGTGCAGCAAGGCCAGGGAGACATCTCTGGGTGGCTGCTCTGTGCCAGAGGGACACTTTCCTGGACACCTGGTTGATGTCAGCGGTGCAGGAACCCTGTCCCACAGCTACCAGTACGAAGTATGTCTGACCGGGGATTCTGGGACTGGTGAGTTCAAGTTCCTCAAACCCATGATCCCTGAGCTATTGACTCAGGATCCTGGGAGAGAACTTAAGGAAAATCTCCATTGCAGGGATAGCTTTGTTTTCAGCTAA